A stretch of the Vigna radiata var. radiata cultivar VC1973A chromosome 7, Vradiata_ver6, whole genome shotgun sequence genome encodes the following:
- the LOC106768710 gene encoding uncharacterized protein LOC106768710 isoform X2, giving the protein MMDEVKMNDLHRNQISVERSFSTGPLASHITSEDGKKWQIPGLPIVGSSTSARPSISGVEGVHSPLSSNKGIGRQAGLFPSPNGSSSKEVEILGFRPSKVRRKMFDLHLPADEYIDTEENEQPGDEKISGTTKYLSDRNYKPEKGGDMNIFYGNGSQEDNTLRPERSLRRINDLADLNEPIQREEPNDVAYVSPENHNPCQGPTECSDLSAKQKSRFFGLSKEDLLNSRHGTDSWAQNNGYLDNNRNGKMWISSVESGQAKSNLKPIHQVLKQEQSFLSSQTMQDELNKVHEPTSDRLTNQSMVDLLREKTATDLDISERNREYSANKLSESVASSHRNGLFAIAHSSDLARSWSQSSWEMASSSLNQKLISVQTPPSPCLNASIALSRSSQSHHSNGMLGDSWPPLNINSKLNTRFQHEASGKNGFHTRTSSGTKELSVNISSISYLNQDNDCKKFPENFNNGSANCYKSSNCNDMKAAKNINLNEMLSNGSSSNLVSQSGLGFKDGEQNREEQLAVLPWLRAKSACKNEAQNAGRSLNAGGLSVFEVASLSNKDEFGKGSNGNFLHNVTPGLCPNDIEPKGTEINESSSSKRKILGVPIFGIPHISSKESSSFTSPSGLVPNSSGVELKENNRKKHILDINLPCDASVPELDNQAVTEVIVCETGSSSTIKASSRNQIDLNLSMNEEDEAFLTNIPATILETKAEIDLEAPAIPESEEDAIPEEKKLETPSVSPLSQQGTVEKMQDELMRYAAEAIVVLSSSCCQQVDDVINSPSESPVVDPLSWFVDIVSSCVDDLQKKIDNRRGKDGEDNREYSSDGMDYFESMTLKLTETKEEEYMPEPLVPENIKVEETGTISVPARTRKGQARRGRQRRDFQRDILPGLASLSRHEVTEDLQTFGGLMRATGHAWHSGLNRRSSSRNGCGRGRRRSQPQVSPSPPPPVATIETSTPLIQQLNNIEVGLEDRSLTGWGKTTRRPRRQRFPAGNPPSIRLI; this is encoded by the exons ATGATGGATGAAGTTAAAATGAATGATTTACACAGAAACCAGATATCTGTTGAGAGATCATTTTCCACAGGTCCCTTGGCTTCCCACATAACATCCGAAGATGGTAAGAAATGGCAGATTCCTGGGCTTCCAATAGTTGGAAGTTCCACTTCTGCTAGACCATCTATTTCAGGTGTTGAGGGCGTTCATTCTCCTTTGAGTTCTAATAAAGGAATCGGTAGGCAAGCTGGTCTGTTCCCATCCCCAAATGGGAGCAGCTCGAAAGAAGTTGAGATATTGGGGTTCAGACCCTCAAAGGTAAGGAGAAAAATGTTTGACCTTCACCTCCCTGCTGATGAGTACATTGATACTGAGGAAAATGAACAGCCTGGTGATGAAAAGATTAGTGGCACAACCAAATATCTTTCTGATAGAAATTATAAGCCTGAAAAGGGAGGTGATATGAACATTTTTTATGGCAATGGTAGCCAGGAAGACAACACTTTAAGACCTGAGCGGTCTTTAAGAAGAATAAATGATCTGGCAGACTTAAATGAACCTATTCAACGGGAAGAACCAAATGATGTTGCATATGTTTCTCCCGAAAACCATAATCCCTGTCAAGGGCCAACTGAATGCTCTGATCTATCTGCTAAACAAAAGTCAAGGTTCTTTGGTTTGTCTAAGGAAGATTTACTGAACTCACGTCATGGGACTGACAGCTGGGCTCAGAATAATGGATATTTGGATAATAACAGGAATGGGAAAATGTGGATTTCTTCAGTAGAGTCAG GACAAGCTAAAAGCAATCTGAAACCCATTCATCAAGTCCTCAAACAAGAGCAGTCGTTTTTATCTTCCCAAACGATGCAAGATGAACTCAATAAAGTTCATGAACCTACATCTGATCGTCTAACTAATCAAAGCATGGTGGATTTGTTGAGGGAAAAGACAGCTACTGATTTAGATATCAGTGAAAGAAACCGTGAATACTCTGCTAATAAACTTTCAGAGTCTGTTGCGTCATCACATAGGAATGGTCTCTTTGCAATCGCTCATTCCTCAGATTTAGCGAGGTCTTGGTCTCAATCATCTTGGGAAATGGCAAGTAGTAGCCTAAACCAGAAGTTGATATCAGTACAGACACCTCCCTCTCCATGTCTAAATGCATCCATTGCGTTGAGTAGGAGTTCCCAGTCACATCATAGTAACGGGATGTTGGGTGATAGTTGGCCTCCTCTAAATATTAATTCAAAGCTTAATACCAGATTTCAACATGAGGCATCTGGGAAAAATGGATTTCATACGAGGACATCATCTGGGACCAAGGAGCTTTCAGTGAACATCTCTTCTATTAGTTATCTCAACCAGGATAATGATTGCAAGAAATTTCCTGAAAATTTCAACAATGGTTCGGCAAACTGTTACAAGAGTTCAAATTGCAATGACATGAAGGCtgcaaaaaatattaacttgaaTGAGATGCTTTCAAATGGTTCTTCCAGCAACTTGGTTTCCCAGTCAGGTCTTGGATTCAAAGATGGAGAACAAAATCGAGAGGAGCAGCTTGCAGTGTTGCCTTGGCTTAGAGCCAAGTCAGCATGTAAGAATGAGGCACAAAATGCTGGTAGAAGCTTAAATGCCGGAGGTTTAAGTGTTTTCGAAGTTGCTTCCTTATCTAACAAAGATGAGTTTGGAAAGGGGTCTAACGGAAATTTTTTGCACAATGTAACTCCAGGTTTGTGTCCCAATGATATTGAGCCAAAGGGGACAGAAATTAATGAAAGCTCTAGTAGTAAAAGGAAAATTCTTGGTGTTCCCATATTTGGCATACCTCATATTTCTTCTAAGGAGTCATCTTCATTCACCTCTCCATCTGGGTTGGTTCCTAATTCATCTGGCGTagaattaaaggaaaataatcGGAAAAAACATATTCTTGATATTAACTTGCCTTGTGATGCTTCTGTTCCTGAGTTGGACAATCAAGCTGTCACTGAAGTTATTGTTTGTGAGACTGGATCATCATCTACTATAAAAGCCAGTTCTAGAAATCAGATTGATTTGAACTTGAGTATGAATGAGGAGGATGAAGCATTTCTGACAAATATTCCAGCTACCATCTTAGAAACTAAGGCAGAAATAGATCTTGAAGCTCCTGCCATTCCTGAGTCAGAGGAGGATGCCATTCCTGAAGAAAAAAAGCTTGAAACTCCATCAGTGTCACCACTAAGCCAGCAGGGCACAGTTGAAAAGATGCAGGATGAACTTATGAGGTATGCAGCAGAGGCAATTGTTGTCTTGTCATCTTCTTGCTGCCAGCAAGTGGATGATGTGATCAACAGTCCATCAGAAAGCCCAGTGGTGGACCCTCTAAGTTGGTTTGTGGATATAGTTTCCTCATGTGTGGATGATCTGCAGAAGAAGATTGATAATCGAAGGGGAAAAGATGGTGAGGATAATAGGGAATATTCCTCAGATGGCATGGATTACTTTGAATCAATGACATTGAAACTGACAGAGACCAAGGAAGAAGAATACATGCCCGAGCCCCTTGTTccagaaaacattaaagtggaAGAAACTGGAACAATCTCTGTACCTGCAAGGACTAGGAAGGGGCAAGCTAGGAGAGGGAGGCAGCGGAGAGACTTCCAAAGGGACATCCTTCCAGGCCTTGCTTCTTTATCAAGGCACGAAGTGACGGAAGATCTTCAAACGTTTGGAGGGCTTATGAGAGCAACAGGTCATGCATGGCATTCAGGATTAAACAGAAGAAGCTCATCTAGGAATGGGTGTGGTAGGGGTAGGCGGCGGTCACAGCCACAGGTAAGCCCGTCTCCCCCGCCTCCGGTGGCAACCATTGAAACAAGCACCCCACTTATTCAACAGCTTAATAACATTGAAGTGGGATTGGAGGATAGAAGCCTAACAGGTTGGGGCAAGACAACCAGAAGGCCCCGCAGACAAAGATTTCCAGCAGGTAATCCTCCATCCATCCGGTTAATCTGA
- the LOC106768710 gene encoding uncharacterized protein LOC106768710 isoform X1 — MGTKVQSLPGYYSMRDLNEESSSCGWPLYYGDKTLANGHYHNYLPSAAADACPTHDKDVVKQTMLEHEAIFKNQVFELHRLYRIQRDMMDEVKMNDLHRNQISVERSFSTGPLASHITSEDGKKWQIPGLPIVGSSTSARPSISGVEGVHSPLSSNKGIGRQAGLFPSPNGSSSKEVEILGFRPSKVRRKMFDLHLPADEYIDTEENEQPGDEKISGTTKYLSDRNYKPEKGGDMNIFYGNGSQEDNTLRPERSLRRINDLADLNEPIQREEPNDVAYVSPENHNPCQGPTECSDLSAKQKSRFFGLSKEDLLNSRHGTDSWAQNNGYLDNNRNGKMWISSVESGQAKSNLKPIHQVLKQEQSFLSSQTMQDELNKVHEPTSDRLTNQSMVDLLREKTATDLDISERNREYSANKLSESVASSHRNGLFAIAHSSDLARSWSQSSWEMASSSLNQKLISVQTPPSPCLNASIALSRSSQSHHSNGMLGDSWPPLNINSKLNTRFQHEASGKNGFHTRTSSGTKELSVNISSISYLNQDNDCKKFPENFNNGSANCYKSSNCNDMKAAKNINLNEMLSNGSSSNLVSQSGLGFKDGEQNREEQLAVLPWLRAKSACKNEAQNAGRSLNAGGLSVFEVASLSNKDEFGKGSNGNFLHNVTPGLCPNDIEPKGTEINESSSSKRKILGVPIFGIPHISSKESSSFTSPSGLVPNSSGVELKENNRKKHILDINLPCDASVPELDNQAVTEVIVCETGSSSTIKASSRNQIDLNLSMNEEDEAFLTNIPATILETKAEIDLEAPAIPESEEDAIPEEKKLETPSVSPLSQQGTVEKMQDELMRYAAEAIVVLSSSCCQQVDDVINSPSESPVVDPLSWFVDIVSSCVDDLQKKIDNRRGKDGEDNREYSSDGMDYFESMTLKLTETKEEEYMPEPLVPENIKVEETGTISVPARTRKGQARRGRQRRDFQRDILPGLASLSRHEVTEDLQTFGGLMRATGHAWHSGLNRRSSSRNGCGRGRRRSQPQVSPSPPPPVATIETSTPLIQQLNNIEVGLEDRSLTGWGKTTRRPRRQRFPAGNPPSIRLI, encoded by the exons ATGGGAACCAAAGTTCAGAGTCTGCCAGGATATTACTCAATGAGAGATCTTAATGAGGAATCCAGTAGTTGTGGCTGGCCCCTATATTATGGAGATAAAACACTGGCAAATGGgcattatcataattatttgcCAAGTGCTGCTGCGGATGCATGTCCAACACATGATAAGGATGTTGTGAAGCAAACAATGCTTGAGCACGAGGCCATATTTAAGAATCAG GTCTTTGAACTTCATCGCTTATACAGAATACAAAGGGATATGATGGATGAAGTTAAAATGAATGATTTACACAGAAACCAGATATCTGTTGAGAGATCATTTTCCACAGGTCCCTTGGCTTCCCACATAACATCCGAAGATGGTAAGAAATGGCAGATTCCTGGGCTTCCAATAGTTGGAAGTTCCACTTCTGCTAGACCATCTATTTCAGGTGTTGAGGGCGTTCATTCTCCTTTGAGTTCTAATAAAGGAATCGGTAGGCAAGCTGGTCTGTTCCCATCCCCAAATGGGAGCAGCTCGAAAGAAGTTGAGATATTGGGGTTCAGACCCTCAAAGGTAAGGAGAAAAATGTTTGACCTTCACCTCCCTGCTGATGAGTACATTGATACTGAGGAAAATGAACAGCCTGGTGATGAAAAGATTAGTGGCACAACCAAATATCTTTCTGATAGAAATTATAAGCCTGAAAAGGGAGGTGATATGAACATTTTTTATGGCAATGGTAGCCAGGAAGACAACACTTTAAGACCTGAGCGGTCTTTAAGAAGAATAAATGATCTGGCAGACTTAAATGAACCTATTCAACGGGAAGAACCAAATGATGTTGCATATGTTTCTCCCGAAAACCATAATCCCTGTCAAGGGCCAACTGAATGCTCTGATCTATCTGCTAAACAAAAGTCAAGGTTCTTTGGTTTGTCTAAGGAAGATTTACTGAACTCACGTCATGGGACTGACAGCTGGGCTCAGAATAATGGATATTTGGATAATAACAGGAATGGGAAAATGTGGATTTCTTCAGTAGAGTCAG GACAAGCTAAAAGCAATCTGAAACCCATTCATCAAGTCCTCAAACAAGAGCAGTCGTTTTTATCTTCCCAAACGATGCAAGATGAACTCAATAAAGTTCATGAACCTACATCTGATCGTCTAACTAATCAAAGCATGGTGGATTTGTTGAGGGAAAAGACAGCTACTGATTTAGATATCAGTGAAAGAAACCGTGAATACTCTGCTAATAAACTTTCAGAGTCTGTTGCGTCATCACATAGGAATGGTCTCTTTGCAATCGCTCATTCCTCAGATTTAGCGAGGTCTTGGTCTCAATCATCTTGGGAAATGGCAAGTAGTAGCCTAAACCAGAAGTTGATATCAGTACAGACACCTCCCTCTCCATGTCTAAATGCATCCATTGCGTTGAGTAGGAGTTCCCAGTCACATCATAGTAACGGGATGTTGGGTGATAGTTGGCCTCCTCTAAATATTAATTCAAAGCTTAATACCAGATTTCAACATGAGGCATCTGGGAAAAATGGATTTCATACGAGGACATCATCTGGGACCAAGGAGCTTTCAGTGAACATCTCTTCTATTAGTTATCTCAACCAGGATAATGATTGCAAGAAATTTCCTGAAAATTTCAACAATGGTTCGGCAAACTGTTACAAGAGTTCAAATTGCAATGACATGAAGGCtgcaaaaaatattaacttgaaTGAGATGCTTTCAAATGGTTCTTCCAGCAACTTGGTTTCCCAGTCAGGTCTTGGATTCAAAGATGGAGAACAAAATCGAGAGGAGCAGCTTGCAGTGTTGCCTTGGCTTAGAGCCAAGTCAGCATGTAAGAATGAGGCACAAAATGCTGGTAGAAGCTTAAATGCCGGAGGTTTAAGTGTTTTCGAAGTTGCTTCCTTATCTAACAAAGATGAGTTTGGAAAGGGGTCTAACGGAAATTTTTTGCACAATGTAACTCCAGGTTTGTGTCCCAATGATATTGAGCCAAAGGGGACAGAAATTAATGAAAGCTCTAGTAGTAAAAGGAAAATTCTTGGTGTTCCCATATTTGGCATACCTCATATTTCTTCTAAGGAGTCATCTTCATTCACCTCTCCATCTGGGTTGGTTCCTAATTCATCTGGCGTagaattaaaggaaaataatcGGAAAAAACATATTCTTGATATTAACTTGCCTTGTGATGCTTCTGTTCCTGAGTTGGACAATCAAGCTGTCACTGAAGTTATTGTTTGTGAGACTGGATCATCATCTACTATAAAAGCCAGTTCTAGAAATCAGATTGATTTGAACTTGAGTATGAATGAGGAGGATGAAGCATTTCTGACAAATATTCCAGCTACCATCTTAGAAACTAAGGCAGAAATAGATCTTGAAGCTCCTGCCATTCCTGAGTCAGAGGAGGATGCCATTCCTGAAGAAAAAAAGCTTGAAACTCCATCAGTGTCACCACTAAGCCAGCAGGGCACAGTTGAAAAGATGCAGGATGAACTTATGAGGTATGCAGCAGAGGCAATTGTTGTCTTGTCATCTTCTTGCTGCCAGCAAGTGGATGATGTGATCAACAGTCCATCAGAAAGCCCAGTGGTGGACCCTCTAAGTTGGTTTGTGGATATAGTTTCCTCATGTGTGGATGATCTGCAGAAGAAGATTGATAATCGAAGGGGAAAAGATGGTGAGGATAATAGGGAATATTCCTCAGATGGCATGGATTACTTTGAATCAATGACATTGAAACTGACAGAGACCAAGGAAGAAGAATACATGCCCGAGCCCCTTGTTccagaaaacattaaagtggaAGAAACTGGAACAATCTCTGTACCTGCAAGGACTAGGAAGGGGCAAGCTAGGAGAGGGAGGCAGCGGAGAGACTTCCAAAGGGACATCCTTCCAGGCCTTGCTTCTTTATCAAGGCACGAAGTGACGGAAGATCTTCAAACGTTTGGAGGGCTTATGAGAGCAACAGGTCATGCATGGCATTCAGGATTAAACAGAAGAAGCTCATCTAGGAATGGGTGTGGTAGGGGTAGGCGGCGGTCACAGCCACAGGTAAGCCCGTCTCCCCCGCCTCCGGTGGCAACCATTGAAACAAGCACCCCACTTATTCAACAGCTTAATAACATTGAAGTGGGATTGGAGGATAGAAGCCTAACAGGTTGGGGCAAGACAACCAGAAGGCCCCGCAGACAAAGATTTCCAGCAGGTAATCCTCCATCCATCCGGTTAATCTGA